The genomic DNA CCCAAGTAGGTGGGCATCTGGATGTCAGCCGTCGATTCGGCCCGGACAACCAGTTCGGCGTGCGTTTCAACGGCAGCCTCCAGGGCGGCGACACGGCCATCGACGATCAGGAACGCGAACTTAATATCGGCGCTATCGCCCTTGATTATCGGGGCGAGCGTTTGCGCTTGAACCTCGACTTCATCAGCCAGAAAGAAAGCTTCGACGGTGCCTCTCGCCCCTTCACCGTTGCGCCTGGCGTTGACATTCCATCCGCCCCCAACGGTCGTACCAATGCCTCACAGAAATGGGGTTGGTCAGACACCAAGGAGCAGTCGGCCTTGCTGGGTGGCGAATATGACCTGACGGACGCGGTCACGGTGTTTGCCCACGCCGGTGGTGGTCGGTCGGACGTCAAGCGGATGTCCGACCAGGTACCAAGAATCCTCAACGACGCCGGCGATATCAGCAACACGCCGGGGTATTACAAATTCAACGTGGACCGTTCGACAGCCGACGTGGGGGTTCGTGGGGTGTTCGACACCGGTCCTGTCAGCCACACGACCACGCTGATGGCGACGACTTACCAGGATGAACTGTCCCGGGGGATCAACAACGGGCCGGTGGTCGGCTCGAACATCTATCACCCGGTGGACGTGCCCAAGCCGGCCATTAATGCGCCCAAGGTGCTGCGGGTTTCCGAATCGCAGCTGACCGGCTTCGCCTTGAGCGACACCTTGTCGGTACTGGATGAACGTCTGCAACTGACCCTGGGGCTGCGTCGGCAGAATATCGAGTCGCGCAATTACAATGCCGCCGGCTCGGTCAGTTCTCGTTATGACGACAGCGCCACGACCCCGCTGGTCGGCGTGGTGGTCAAGCCCTGGGAGGACGTGTCGCTCTACTACAACTATGTCGAGGGGTTGAGTAAAGGTGACGTCGCGCCAGGCACAGCGAGCAATGCGGGCGAAACGTTTGCTCCTTATGAATCCAAACAGCATGAGATTGGGGTCAAGTACGAGCACGGCACCTTCATGACCACCCTGGCGCTGTTCCAGATCGAGAAGCCCAGCGGCGAAATCGGTGCGAACAACGTGTTCTCGGTACAGGCTGAACAGCGCAACCGTGGCGTGGAGCTGAGCGTGTTCGGCGAAGTGGCCCCCGGCACACGCCTGATGGGCGGCGTGACACTGCTCGACGGCGAGCTGACGGATTCCGCGACGGCGGCCAACCGTGGCAACAAGCCGGTGGGCGTGCCAGACGTACAAGCCAACTTGTGGGCTGAATGGGACACCCCATGGGTGGAAGGCTTTACCCTCACCAGCGGCGCGATCTACACCAGCAGCCAATACGTGAACCAAGCCAACACCCAGGAGTTGGATGCCTGGACCCGCTTCGATGCGGGGGCTCGCTATGCCACCAAGATCGAAGGTCGACCGACGACGTTCAGGGCCACAGTCCAGAACGTCTTTGACCGCGAGTACTGGTCGGGTGTTGCCTCGTATGGGGCCTTCTCTCCAGGCTCGCCGCGTACCTTGCAGTTGTCGGCCACGGTCGACTTCTGAGCATAGGGCAAGGGTGGTTCAAACAAAGGGCCACCCGCGCCTAAGCCGTTTCTATCGCAGACGCGTGCTCAAGCGCGCGTCCAATGAATAGACTCCGCCGCCGCGCGCGACGATGTAGAGCGCCAGAAATCCCATCAGCACCGGAAACTCGATGCCTCGGTCTATCCAGGGCCATGTCGGCCCCAACGCGTAGCTGATGGCAACCATTTGAATGGCGATCAGCAGAGCGACGAGCCGCGTGCCGAGCCCTGTCGCTAGCATCAACGCCCCAGCCGTTTCCAGGAGCATGACCAGAAAGGCCAGCTGCCCAGCGAAAGGCAGTCCCATCACGTTCTGGATGAGGTTGATAGACGCGGCCATTGGATCGGCCATCGAGCCATGGGCGGTGCGCAGAACCTTTGGCAAGCCGTGGGTAAACAGGACGACGGCGAAGATGATTCGCAGCAAGGCGTACAGATACGGTTCGAAACCGGCGACCCGTGCAGTCACGGTCGCCAACAGGGAGCGCGGCGAGGATACGTCTTGAGTTGTCATTGGGAATCCCTGGCAGGGTGGCTTGAAGCACTGATGCGTGACGTCGATAACGACCCCGCCGATGCGGGGTCGATGCGTCGCTGATGATTCGCAGGCGCTATTGTCCTTTCGCCGGCAATCCCATCTTCGCCAACGTCAATGTCTCATCGGCGCGGCCCCAACCACCGTCGGCGACCTCTTCGACAAGGACCATGGTGAACGGCCGCACCTGCTCGCCAAAGTACTCGACGAACATTTGCGTGGTGCGATGGATGATCTCCTCCTTGCGAGCGTGGTCCAGGATTCCTTCGGGGAATTTGTAGTTGGCGAATGGCATCGGTTTGCTCCGTGGGTGTGAAACAGATTGGGCGGGCGAAGAACCCATGGCGCGCATTTTTCTTGTTTGGGCCCGGGAGATAAACCCTGTTGAGTTGCCATCTGAATTCAATAACCGAGAACAATCGGTACTGCGGATCACTTTCACGTGCCAGTCTCCCTACGGGATTCGCGGCGTCATTGATTTTCGCCGCAAGAACCGGATAGCGGGTACTGCCCAGGTGCTCTCTTCTAGGCACTCACATCAAGAGGTGCCCATCATGAACTTTCGCATCACAGGCCTTGCCCCCGATCCATTCCGCGCACTGTTTGGATTGTCCGATGAAGCACTTGCATCGCGGGGGGTGAGGCGTTATGTCGTTGATCGTCAGCCAGGCTTTCCTGACCGCATAGAAATGAAAGACGCGGAGCTGGGGCAACGCATGCTGTTACTGAACCATGTCAGCCAGCCGGCCAACTCGCCGTACCGTGCCTCTCATGCGGTTTTCATCCGGGAGGGCGCGAGCCAGGCTTACGATGCCGTCAACCAGGTGCCTGAGGTCATGCGCATTCGACTACTGTCCCTGCGTGCTTTTTCCGAAGAGGGGATGCTGCTCGATGCCGATGTGGTGGACGGACAGGCAATAGAACCTGTGATCACCCGGCTGTTTGCCAATCCTGAGGTCAGTTACATCCACGTTCATAATGCGAAGCAAGGGTGTTACTCGGGGCGGATAGATCGGGCGTAGAAAGGGGAGCCGATGTTTGCAGAGCTTGGCTTAAGCGGAGTGTCAAATGGCTGGAGCACATCGGTGATGTTGGTCAGGCTGCTGCAGACGATTTTGCCGATGGTCCTGCCTCTCACTGTTGACGCTGAGATTGCTCAGCAACAAGCCGACATTCAGTCGGCACGGAGCCAGGTCGCAAGCCTGCGAAAAACGCTGCCCATCGTCGCCAAGCTGGCGGATGACTACCAACATCTACTGGATAAACATTGAATGTGCATACGGTGGGCGGGGTAATTACACGGCCCAGCCTTGACTGACGTCAGTTAGTTGAAATAAAGCCGGGCAATCATCCTGTGGCAAGGGAGCTTGCTCCCGCTGGGTCGCGAAGCGGCCCTGTTTTGGGGCTGCTGCGTAGCCCAGCGGTAGCAAGCTCCCTCGCCACGGTTTGTGTGTTTCCTCGTGGCGTCCACTTAACTGGTCGGCATTAGGCTTCGGCCTCTTTTTCCATTCTCAACAGTCTTGGATTCGATTGACTCCCTCGCAACCTTGTCAGTGCGAATGACGCGGCTCACCACTACGAGCAATCACCCGCAGATGCAACGTCGCCGGCTCCAGGCACCCCCCGGTGGACAGTTGCCCCACCAGTTGCCGGTACAGTTCCTGCCAGGGCGTTTGCGAAGGCGGGATGTTCGGCGCCCATTCGAGTCGGCGCCGGGCCATCTCTTCGTCGTCGATCAGCAGGTTCACGGTGCGTGTGTTCAGGTCCACTTTCAGCCGGTCGTTGGTTTGCAGCAACGCCAGGCCGCCGCCCACGGCCGCTTCCGGGGACATGTTGAGGATCGATGGGCTCGCCGAGGTGCCGCTCTGGCGGCCGTCGCCCAGGCAGGGCAGGGAGTCGATGCCTTGTTTGATCAGTGCGGCCCGGCGGGGCCATGTTCACCACCTCGGCGCTGCCGGGGTAGCCCACCGTGCCAACGCCGCGGATGACCAGGATGCAGCGTTCGTCGATGTCCAGCGCCGGGTCGTCGATGCGGGCGTGGTAATCCTCCGGTCCTTCGAACACGATGGCCCGGGCTTCGAAACTGTTCTCGGCGCCGGGCTCGGAGAGGTAGGTCTTGCGAAACGCCTCGCCCACCACCGACATCTTCATGATCGCGCTGTCAAAGAAGTTGCCACTGAGCACGATGAAACCGGCGCGGTGCTTGAGCGGGGTGTCGAAGGGATGGATCACATCGGCGTTGCTGGTCAGGCTGTTGCTGACGATTTCGCCGATGGTCTTGCCGCTGACCGTGGCGCAGTCTTCGTGCAGGCGTCCGGCTTTTTGCAGTTCATGCATGACCGAGGGCACACCGCCGGCCCGATGGAACCCTTCGCCCAGGTACTTGCCCGCCGGCATGCAATTGACCAGCAGCGGCACGTCTTCGCCAATCCGTTGCCAGTCATCCAGGCTCAGCTCGACGCCCATGTGCCGAGCGATGGCGATCAGGTGCGGCGGGCAGTTACTCGAAGCACCCAGGGCCGAGGCGACGGCGATGGCGTTCTCGAAGGCCTGGCGGGTCATGATCTGTGACGGACGTATGTCTTGCAGCACCAGCTCGCAGATGCGCTTGCCGGTGGCATAGGCCATTTGCCCGCGCTCGCGATAGGGCGCCGGAATGCTCGCGCAACCCGGCAGCGACATGCCCAGGGCCTCGGCCAGGGCGTTCATCGACAAGGCGGTGCCCATGGTGTTGCAGTGACCCACCGATGGCGATGCCGCGGTGGTCATTTCCATGAAGCCTTCGTAGTCGATCTCGCCGGCGGCCATCAGGTTGCGCGCGTGCCAGAGCACGGTGCCCGAGCCGATCAGTTCGCCCTTGTGATGGCCGTCAAGCATCGGCCCGCCGGAGAGGACAATGGCGGGCAGATCGGTGGTCGCCGCCGCCATCAGGCAGGCGGGCGTGGTCTTGTCGCAACCGGTGGTGAGCACCACCCCGTCCAACGGGTAGCCGTGGAGGATTTCCACCAGCCCCAGGTAGGCCAGGTTGCGGTCCAGGGCAGCGGTGGGGCGCCGCGACTGTTCGGCGATCGGGTGCACCGGGAATTCCATGGGGATGCCACCGGCGTCACGGATGCCGGCCTTGACCCGTTGGGCCAGTTCCAGGTGATGACGGTTGCAGGGAGTCAGGTCGCTGCCGGTTTGGGCGATGCCGATGATCGGTCGTCCCGACTGCAGCTCTTCGCGGGTCATGCCGTAGTTCATGTAGCGTTCGACATACAGGGCGGTCATGTCCGCATGGGCCGGGTCATTGAACCATTGCTCACTGCGCAGGCGGCGTTTTGGCGTGTCACTCATGATTCAGGTCTCTCTTGTAATGGGATGAATCGGTCACGGTCGTGGTTCAGCGCCCCAGCAGTCCGCGGGCGGAGAGGTTGCGCAACAAGGCACTGACGCCAAAGGTCCAGGGGGCCGCGTCGCAGCTGTGTGTCACCTGGTTATGCAGGCTGCCGAGCAACGGGCTGCTGATGCTGACCCGGTCCCCGCGCTTGTGGGTGAAACCGCTGCCGGGATGGTCGCGGTCTTCGGTGGGGGCGAACAGGGTACCGAGAAACAGCACAAAACCATCCGGATATTGGTGGTTGGCGTTGAGCGTCTGGCCTACCAGGTCCTGCGGGTCACGGCTGATCTGGCTCATGGAACTCGAACCGTGCAGACGGTAGCCATCTTCGCCTTGTACCTGGAGGTCGACCACGCAGGCGCGGACGTCATCCAGGCTGAAGTGTTCGTCAAACAGGCGAAT from Pseudomonas beijingensis includes the following:
- a CDS encoding tautomerase family protein, with the protein product MPFANYKFPEGILDHARKEEIIHRTTQMFVEYFGEQVRPFTMVLVEEVADGGWGRADETLTLAKMGLPAKGQ
- a CDS encoding DoxX family protein yields the protein MTTQDVSSPRSLLATVTARVAGFEPYLYALLRIIFAVVLFTHGLPKVLRTAHGSMADPMAASINLIQNVMGLPFAGQLAFLVMLLETAGALMLATGLGTRLVALLIAIQMVAISYALGPTWPWIDRGIEFPVLMGFLALYIVARGGGVYSLDARLSTRLR
- a CDS encoding DUF1203 domain-containing protein, with the translated sequence MARIFLVWAREINPVELPSEFNNREQSVLRITFTCQSPYGIRGVIDFRRKNRIAGTAQVLSSRHSHQEVPIMNFRITGLAPDPFRALFGLSDEALASRGVRRYVVDRQPGFPDRIEMKDAELGQRMLLLNHVSQPANSPYRASHAVFIREGASQAYDAVNQVPEVMRIRLLSLRAFSEEGMLLDADVVDGQAIEPVITRLFANPEVSYIHVHNAKQGCYSGRIDRA
- a CDS encoding TonB-dependent receptor, which encodes MSVARRPCGESALSLAIRTATLSFILVAGSATAWAQTPGQKPSTDRTSDVPAVDNGQGLTLDATNITGTHNNPSALPPELAGGPVARGARLGMMGNKDVMDTPFSVTSYTAKTLADLQTVTVADALQRDPSVRSTGQVGGIVDSFFIRGFPIGEGNLGELAYDGVYGVAPNYRVFTDYAERVEVLKGPGALMYGISPNSGVGGVINIVPKRPLDEDLTRFTGSYASDSQVGGHLDVSRRFGPDNQFGVRFNGSLQGGDTAIDDQERELNIGAIALDYRGERLRLNLDFISQKESFDGASRPFTVAPGVDIPSAPNGRTNASQKWGWSDTKEQSALLGGEYDLTDAVTVFAHAGGGRSDVKRMSDQVPRILNDAGDISNTPGYYKFNVDRSTADVGVRGVFDTGPVSHTTTLMATTYQDELSRGINNGPVVGSNIYHPVDVPKPAINAPKVLRVSESQLTGFALSDTLSVLDERLQLTLGLRRQNIESRNYNAAGSVSSRYDDSATTPLVGVVVKPWEDVSLYYNYVEGLSKGDVAPGTASNAGETFAPYESKQHEIGVKYEHGTFMTTLALFQIEKPSGEIGANNVFSVQAEQRNRGVELSVFGEVAPGTRLMGGVTLLDGELTDSATAANRGNKPVGVPDVQANLWAEWDTPWVEGFTLTSGAIYTSSQYVNQANTQELDAWTRFDAGARYATKIEGRPTTFRATVQNVFDREYWSGVASYGAFSPGSPRTLQLSATVDF